A region of Toxotes jaculatrix isolate fToxJac2 chromosome 23, fToxJac2.pri, whole genome shotgun sequence DNA encodes the following proteins:
- the leap2 gene encoding liver-expressed antimicrobial peptide 2, translated as MQEKHVFSHRKAAVALCMVLLMLAQQVCAGPLASQVQSRSDQRADSRGEHAVHTLRRIARMTPLWRIMNSKPFGAYCQNNYECSTGLCRAGHCSTSQRSPTEPVNY; from the exons ATGCAGGAGAAACACGTCTTCAGCCACAGGAAAGCAGCAGTAGCACTGTGCATGGTGCTGTTAATGCTGGCTCAGCAG GTGTGTGCAGGTCCGCTGGCCTCTCAGGTGCAGTCCAGGTCTGACCAGAGGGCAGATTCAAGGGGGGAACACGCCgtccacacactgaggaggATAGCTCGCATGACCCCACTGTGGAGAATCATGAACAGTAAACCATTCGGAGCTTACTGCCAAAACAACTACGAGTGCTCCACAGGACTCTGCAG GGCGGGACACTGCTCCACCAGCCAGCGTTCCCCCACAGAACCCGTCAACTACTAG